The following proteins are encoded in a genomic region of Variovorax paradoxus:
- a CDS encoding cupin domain-containing protein has translation MSKTARYQGPLPLDQAKSKFVLTPLEDTRFHRDGPRSNVEYRDLGMAEASGGRISAKHIRAVQPFGKETGWHWHDMTAHFVYVLKGWVEFRFDGMPEPVTVVAGSCLSQPAGVAHNVIRQSDNLELIEINTPADYVTVECPP, from the coding sequence ATGAGCAAGACTGCGCGATACCAGGGTCCACTGCCGCTTGACCAGGCGAAATCCAAGTTTGTTCTCACGCCCCTCGAGGACACCCGCTTTCATCGGGATGGTCCTCGCTCGAATGTCGAGTATCGGGATCTCGGAATGGCCGAGGCCTCGGGGGGCCGCATCAGCGCCAAGCACATCCGCGCTGTCCAGCCGTTCGGCAAGGAGACTGGTTGGCATTGGCACGACATGACGGCGCACTTCGTGTACGTGCTGAAAGGCTGGGTCGAATTCCGATTTGACGGCATGCCCGAACCGGTGACCGTCGTTGCCGGCTCCTGCCTCAGCCAGCCCGCCGGCGTGGCGCACAACGTCATTCGCCAGTCCGACAACCTCGAGCTGATAGAGATCAACACGCCCGCGGACTATGTGACGGTCGAATGTCCTCCCTGA
- a CDS encoding LysR family transcriptional regulator, with the protein MDTRYLQSFVAVVELGSMAEAARHLDLTPAAIAARVKALEEDMGLTLVQRAGRSVRPTAAGLQMLERARTVLREIRDLRAAAGDGAALGELKLGVFGSALTGVLPPLLKRLYERYPELSVFVAPGNSVELCRQVTLGALDAAIVVEPQFAVGKGCAWQALLEEGLVVVAPAGLADRSAHQLLETEPFIRYDRSVLGGQLADRYLRDHGLVVRQRLEIDNLMAIAALVGQGLGVALLPDWSPMWHVGYGIVPVPLPSRAPVRRVGVVWATHGPRATLSQALLNEAQAMYGQEN; encoded by the coding sequence ATGGACACCCGCTACCTTCAGAGCTTCGTCGCCGTGGTCGAACTGGGCTCGATGGCCGAGGCAGCGCGCCACCTGGACCTGACGCCCGCAGCGATCGCCGCGCGCGTCAAGGCGCTGGAGGAGGACATGGGGCTGACGCTGGTGCAGCGCGCGGGCCGCTCGGTCCGCCCGACCGCCGCCGGCCTCCAGATGCTCGAGCGCGCGCGCACCGTGCTGCGGGAAATCCGCGACCTCCGGGCCGCCGCGGGCGACGGCGCCGCGCTCGGCGAGCTGAAGCTCGGCGTGTTCGGCTCGGCGCTCACGGGCGTGCTGCCGCCGCTGCTCAAGCGCCTCTACGAGCGCTACCCCGAACTGTCGGTGTTCGTCGCCCCCGGCAACTCGGTCGAGCTCTGCCGCCAGGTGACCCTCGGCGCGCTGGACGCCGCGATCGTGGTCGAACCCCAGTTCGCGGTCGGCAAGGGCTGCGCATGGCAGGCACTGCTGGAGGAAGGGCTCGTGGTGGTGGCGCCGGCGGGCCTGGCCGACCGATCCGCACACCAGTTGCTGGAGACGGAACCGTTCATCCGCTACGACCGCTCCGTGCTCGGCGGCCAGCTCGCCGACCGCTACCTGCGCGACCACGGCCTGGTGGTGCGGCAAAGGCTGGAAATCGACAATCTGATGGCGATTGCGGCGCTGGTCGGACAAGGCCTTGGGGTGGCGCTGCTGCCCGACTGGTCGCCCATGTGGCACGTCGGCTACGGCATCGTCCCCGTGCCGCTGCCGTCCCGTGCGCCGGTGCGGCGCGTCGGCGTGGTGTGGGCGACGCACGGACCGCGCGCGACCCTGTCGCAGGCGCTGCTGAACGAAGCGCAGGCGATGTACGGTCAGGAGAACTGA
- a CDS encoding IS3 family transposase (programmed frameshift) — MKKSNKFSPEVRERAVRMVQEHRGEYPSLWAAIESIAPKIGCVPQTLNEWVKRDEVDNGVREGVTTSEAQRLKELEREVKELRRANEILKLASAFFGPGGARPPAEVLRDFIDKHRATFGVEPICKVLQVAPSGYRRHAALLREPHKRCARARRDDVLIPAIQRVWQANMQVYGADKVWRQLAREGTAVARCTVERLMRRLGLRGVMRGKVVKTTISDARAPCPLDRVNRQFRAQRPNQLWVSDFTYVSTWQGWLYVAFVIDVFARRIVGWRVSSSMRTDFVLDALEQALYDRQPERDGSLICHSDRGSQYVSIRYTERLGEAGIEPSVGSKGDSYDNALAETINGLYKAELIHRRAPWKTKEAVEFATLEWVSWFNHHRLLEPIGYIPPAEAEANYYRQLASQAATAAV; from the exons ATGAAGAAGTCGAACAAGTTCTCACCCGAGGTGCGTGAACGCGCGGTGAGGATGGTGCAAGAGCACCGTGGGGAGTACCCGTCGTTGTGGGCCGCGATCGAATCGATTGCACCGAAGATCGGCTGCGTGCCGCAGACGCTGAACGAATGGGTCAAGCGTGACGAGGTCGACAACGGCGTGCGCGAAGGCGTCACGACCAGCGAGGCGCAGCGGTTGAAGGAACTCGAGCGCGAGGTCAAGGAGCTGCGCAGGGCCAACGAGATCCTGAAGCTGGCGAGCGCGTTTTTCG GCCCAGGCGGAGCTCGACCGCCGGCTGAAGTCCTGAGGGATTTCATCGACAAGCATCGCGCCACCTTCGGGGTCGAGCCGATCTGCAAGGTCTTGCAGGTTGCCCCGTCGGGCTACCGGCGACACGCAGCACTGCTGCGCGAGCCGCACAAGCGCTGCGCCCGAGCACGCCGCGACGATGTCCTCATTCCGGCGATACAACGCGTCTGGCAGGCCAACATGCAGGTCTATGGGGCCGACAAGGTCTGGAGGCAACTGGCACGCGAGGGCACTGCGGTGGCGCGCTGCACGGTCGAGCGGCTGATGCGGCGCCTGGGGCTGCGCGGCGTGATGCGCGGCAAGGTGGTGAAGACCACGATCAGCGATGCCAGGGCGCCATGCCCGCTGGACCGGGTCAACCGGCAGTTCCGCGCGCAGCGTCCGAACCAGCTGTGGGTCTCGGACTTCACGTACGTGTCGACCTGGCAGGGCTGGCTCTACGTGGCCTTCGTGATCGACGTGTTCGCCCGGCGCATTGTGGGCTGGCGGGTCAGCAGCTCGATGCGCACGGACTTCGTGCTCGATGCGTTGGAGCAGGCGCTGTACGACCGTCAACCCGAGCGTGACGGCAGCTTGATCTGCCACTCGGATCGCGGCTCGCAATACGTCAGCATCCGGTACACCGAACGACTGGGCGAGGCTGGCATCGAGCCGTCAGTAGGCAGCAAGGGCGACTCCTATGACAACGCCTTGGCCGAGACGATCAACGGCCTCTACAAGGCCGAGTTGATCCATCGCCGAGCACCGTGGAAGACCAAGGAGGCGGTGGAGTTCGCGACGCTCGAATGGGTGTCCTGGTTCAACCACCATCGTCTGCTCGAACCGATCGGCTACATCCCGCCTGCAGAGGCTGAGGCAAACTACTATCGGCAACTCGCCAGTCAGGCCGCCACGGCGGCGGTATGA
- a CDS encoding amidohydrolase family protein, with translation MDRRPAQAVKWSAGMDQPNTRVPADACDCHHHIYDARYPFAAEAALRPGDASIADYKALQKRIGTTRNVIVQPSSYGTDNRLLLESIGHFGGKARGIAVVDTAVTDARLRELHSAGVRGIRFNLAPPGTTTLAMVKPLAARIAPLGWHVQVNAPAALLLEARAIWADLPVPVVFDHLARVPQPNATQHPAFLMVRSLLQQGKAYVKLSGFYNESLLGAPGYADAVQVAAAYAREASQQVLWGSDWPHPTEQPDRIPDDADLLDAFAAAVPGEAARTQVLVDNPARLYQFS, from the coding sequence ATGGACCGCCGGCCTGCCCAGGCGGTGAAGTGGTCCGCAGGCATGGATCAGCCGAACACGCGCGTTCCAGCCGATGCCTGCGATTGCCATCACCACATCTACGATGCGCGCTACCCGTTTGCCGCGGAAGCGGCGCTGCGGCCCGGCGATGCATCGATTGCCGACTACAAGGCCTTGCAGAAGCGGATCGGCACCACGCGCAATGTGATCGTGCAGCCTTCGAGCTACGGCACCGACAATCGGCTGCTGCTCGAGTCGATCGGCCACTTCGGCGGGAAAGCGCGCGGCATCGCCGTCGTCGACACCGCAGTCACGGACGCCCGGCTGCGCGAACTGCACAGCGCAGGTGTCCGCGGAATCCGGTTCAATCTCGCGCCACCGGGTACGACCACGCTGGCCATGGTCAAGCCGCTCGCAGCGCGGATAGCGCCCCTTGGATGGCATGTGCAGGTCAACGCGCCCGCGGCCTTGCTCCTCGAGGCCCGTGCGATCTGGGCCGACCTTCCGGTGCCGGTCGTCTTCGACCACCTGGCGCGTGTGCCTCAACCGAACGCGACGCAGCATCCGGCCTTTCTGATGGTTCGCAGCCTGCTCCAGCAGGGCAAGGCCTACGTCAAGCTGTCCGGGTTCTACAACGAATCGTTGCTCGGCGCGCCGGGCTACGCCGATGCCGTGCAGGTGGCGGCCGCCTACGCGCGCGAGGCGTCGCAGCAGGTGCTCTGGGGCAGCGACTGGCCGCATCCGACGGAGCAGCCCGACAGGATTCCGGACGATGCGGATCTGCTGGATGCCTTCGCCGCAGCGGTGCCGGGCGAGGCCGCGCGCACGCAGGTCCTGGTCGACAACCCGGCCAGGCTGTATCAGTTCTCCTGA
- a CDS encoding shikimate dehydrogenase family protein — translation MMPHVTGSTRLYGLVGDPLTTAKSPELLNRLFVDKRADAVCIPFVVKGDDLPAFVTGARALANLSGVLVTMPHKQRMLAFVDELHPTARQVGALNVIRCDKDGRWVGAIFDGLGCVLGMQWEGNHPANKSVLLVGAGGAGRAIAFAVAAAGARTLTISDVDGHRADDLARSVAAATGCTTHSGPPDPHGFEIVINATPLGMNATDAMPVDPERLALGSVVVDIINAPEPTPLCRAAHARGCRTQGGRPMHEGQALHALRFLGFD, via the coding sequence ATGATGCCGCATGTCACAGGATCGACCCGGCTCTACGGGCTGGTGGGCGATCCGCTGACGACAGCCAAGTCGCCCGAATTATTGAACCGGCTCTTTGTCGACAAGCGCGCAGACGCAGTGTGCATCCCGTTCGTGGTCAAGGGTGATGACCTGCCCGCATTCGTCACCGGCGCACGGGCGTTGGCCAATCTCTCCGGCGTGCTGGTCACGATGCCTCACAAGCAACGGATGCTGGCCTTTGTCGACGAACTGCATCCGACGGCTCGCCAGGTCGGCGCACTCAACGTCATCCGTTGCGACAAGGATGGGCGCTGGGTCGGTGCCATATTCGATGGCCTCGGTTGCGTGCTTGGCATGCAGTGGGAGGGCAACCACCCGGCGAACAAGTCCGTTCTTCTGGTCGGCGCCGGCGGTGCCGGAAGAGCGATCGCGTTCGCGGTCGCAGCCGCAGGCGCCCGGACATTGACCATCTCCGATGTCGACGGGCATCGTGCGGACGACCTCGCCAGATCCGTCGCCGCCGCGACCGGTTGCACCACACATTCCGGCCCACCCGATCCACACGGATTCGAGATCGTCATCAATGCCACGCCGCTGGGCATGAACGCGACAGACGCCATGCCCGTGGACCCCGAACGGCTCGCGCTCGGCAGCGTCGTCGTAGACATCATCAATGCGCCCGAGCCGACGCCGCTTTGCCGCGCCGCCCACGCGCGCGGTTGCCGTACGCAAGGCGGACGCCCGATGCATGAAGGGCAGGCTCTGCATGCCCTGCGCTTTCTTGGATTCGACTAG
- a CDS encoding Gfo/Idh/MocA family protein has protein sequence MKVALLEASHWHVPLYLDALEAPGIEVVAVSDAEHVKGESIAARFGCTLYSSAYELLEREEVDFAFVFGRHSEMPTLAEAVIARRIPFALEKPCGVNMSQVSRLRKLTEEADLYCAVPLIFRMSDLLNAVNGAEGRVPSDFNYMSFRFIVGPPGRYEAAGAGWALDPAFSGGGSTINVATHFIDLFRLLTGKEVTRVSATMNARTHRREVEDYSLLTMQTEDGVIGLVETGYSFPSTPDEQREFSFTLASDRMYAKSGPDRIEIRDRTNLAAGTRSLRLELDTDAYYPLFVKRVLAECRTGAKPIASLRDAEAMMQVMDAAYASARQGGALQTLAPIVA, from the coding sequence ATGAAAGTTGCATTGCTGGAAGCCAGCCATTGGCATGTCCCGCTCTATCTTGATGCGCTCGAGGCGCCCGGGATCGAGGTGGTCGCCGTCTCGGATGCGGAGCACGTCAAGGGAGAGTCGATTGCCGCGCGATTCGGCTGTACGCTGTATTCGTCGGCCTATGAACTGCTAGAGCGCGAGGAAGTCGATTTCGCGTTTGTGTTCGGTCGGCATTCCGAAATGCCGACGCTCGCCGAAGCGGTGATTGCGCGGCGAATTCCATTTGCGCTGGAGAAGCCCTGCGGCGTCAACATGTCGCAGGTGAGCCGGCTGCGGAAACTGACCGAGGAAGCCGATCTTTATTGCGCGGTCCCGCTCATCTTTCGCATGAGCGACCTGCTCAACGCAGTCAACGGTGCCGAGGGCCGTGTCCCGTCGGACTTCAACTACATGTCCTTCCGGTTCATCGTCGGTCCGCCCGGCCGCTACGAAGCTGCAGGCGCAGGCTGGGCGCTCGACCCCGCGTTTTCCGGCGGCGGTTCCACGATCAATGTCGCGACGCACTTCATCGACCTCTTCAGATTGCTGACCGGCAAGGAAGTCACACGCGTCTCGGCGACCATGAACGCCAGGACGCACCGGCGTGAGGTTGAAGACTATTCGTTGCTGACGATGCAAACCGAAGATGGCGTGATCGGTCTCGTGGAGACCGGCTACAGCTTCCCCAGTACCCCTGACGAGCAGCGCGAGTTCTCGTTCACCCTTGCATCCGATCGCATGTACGCGAAATCGGGCCCCGACCGGATCGAGATCCGAGACCGAACCAATCTCGCCGCCGGCACCCGGAGTCTGCGTCTCGAACTGGACACCGACGCCTACTACCCCTTGTTCGTCAAGCGGGTCCTTGCCGAATGTCGCACGGGTGCGAAGCCGATCGCGTCATTGCGCGACGCCGAGGCAATGATGCAGGTCATGGACGCGGCCTACGCTTCGGCTCGGCAAGGCGGCGCGCTCCAGACGCTTGCGCCGATTGTTGCGTGA
- a CDS encoding Bug family tripartite tricarboxylate transporter substrate binding protein, which translates to MFPAHPPLRRRLCQAGVSALLSLGTTLALAAYPDKAIRLIVPYPPGGATDVIGRIVALKLGDELGQQVVVDNRGGAGGNIGAEVAARAVPDGYTLLMGALTSHATMATLEKGKLRYSLTQDFAPVMLVGSVPLVVVVNPGLPVKNLGELVAYGKVHPEKLNYASSGAGAPQRLAAEIIRSEANIRMTHIAYKGSGPAMTDLVGGQVNMMVETVPAALPFIVSGKLRALAVTMPQRISMLPQVPSAAEAGMPALDIASTFGVLAPAGTPEAIVGRLNEALRRLVRAPEVQDMLLKQGVYAAEPMTPAQTAQRIALEIARWEKLITTAHIKADE; encoded by the coding sequence ATGTTCCCTGCGCATCCGCCCCTGCGCCGCCGCCTCTGCCAGGCCGGCGTGTCGGCCCTCCTGTCGTTGGGCACCACGCTCGCGCTGGCGGCGTACCCCGACAAGGCGATCCGGCTGATCGTGCCCTACCCGCCCGGCGGCGCGACCGACGTGATCGGCCGGATCGTCGCGCTCAAGCTGGGCGACGAGCTGGGACAGCAGGTGGTCGTCGACAACCGGGGCGGTGCCGGCGGCAACATCGGCGCCGAAGTCGCGGCCCGGGCGGTGCCGGACGGCTACACCCTGCTGATGGGCGCGCTCACCTCGCATGCCACCATGGCCACGCTCGAGAAGGGAAAGCTCCGCTACAGCCTTACCCAGGACTTCGCGCCCGTCATGCTGGTGGGCTCGGTGCCGCTGGTGGTGGTCGTGAACCCCGGGCTTCCCGTGAAGAATCTCGGGGAACTGGTCGCCTACGGAAAGGTCCACCCCGAAAAGCTGAACTACGCATCGTCGGGCGCCGGCGCCCCGCAGCGCCTGGCCGCCGAGATCATCCGCAGCGAGGCGAACATCCGGATGACGCACATCGCCTACAAGGGCAGCGGTCCCGCCATGACGGACCTGGTCGGCGGGCAGGTGAACATGATGGTCGAGACGGTTCCCGCGGCGCTGCCGTTCATCGTCTCGGGCAAGCTGCGCGCGCTCGCCGTGACCATGCCACAGCGCATCTCGATGCTGCCACAAGTACCGTCCGCGGCCGAGGCCGGCATGCCGGCGCTCGACATCGCATCGACCTTCGGCGTGCTCGCGCCTGCCGGCACGCCGGAGGCCATCGTGGGCCGGCTGAACGAAGCCCTGCGCCGGCTGGTGCGGGCGCCCGAGGTCCAGGACATGCTGCTGAAGCAGGGCGTCTATGCGGCAGAGCCCATGACGCCGGCGCAGACGGCCCAGCGCATTGCGCTGGAGATCGCCCGCTGGGAGAAACTGATCACCACGGCCCACATCAAGGCGGACGAATGA
- a CDS encoding HNH endonuclease, translating into MKPQVLQLDVQGTPQAWISLEQAASHYATGAVVWEDGEGPLATMRGGFNVARGVDSRLVISPIIALKGCAKVNLFDHTPAFGRRKLFVRDRFICAYCAQRFREQDLTCEHILPESRGGPWDWMNLVAACRACNADKADRTPEEAGMKLVYLPYVPSRWEDFLLEGRNVRADVHEWLASRLPKGSRLN; encoded by the coding sequence ATGAAACCCCAAGTACTTCAGCTCGATGTCCAGGGCACGCCTCAGGCATGGATTTCGCTCGAGCAGGCGGCATCGCACTACGCCACGGGCGCCGTCGTCTGGGAAGACGGAGAAGGCCCGCTGGCCACCATGCGCGGCGGCTTCAACGTGGCGCGCGGCGTGGATTCGCGGCTTGTGATTTCGCCCATCATCGCGCTCAAGGGCTGCGCGAAAGTCAACCTGTTCGATCACACCCCGGCCTTCGGCCGGCGCAAGCTCTTTGTGCGCGATCGCTTCATCTGCGCCTACTGCGCCCAGCGGTTTCGCGAGCAGGATCTCACCTGCGAGCACATCCTGCCCGAAAGCCGCGGCGGTCCCTGGGACTGGATGAACCTGGTGGCCGCGTGCCGCGCGTGCAACGCCGACAAAGCGGACCGGACCCCGGAAGAAGCCGGCATGAAGCTGGTCTACCTTCCGTATGTTCCGAGCCGATGGGAGGATTTCCTTCTGGAGGGACGGAACGTGCGAGCCGACGTGCACGAATGGCTGGCGAGCCGGCTCCCGAAAGGCTCCAGGCTCAACTGA
- a CDS encoding extracellular solute-binding protein encodes MNEQKPAGMNEDKPAPRTSRRIFLGGMAAVLGAPAGRAFAQTTETIAYDTFLDPANAKDPRAAAQTQMIAAFEASQPRVKVRVVVDPAGQNGVRAARAKSDSPDVIRVNNFQMPEFVSTGSVLAIDELIARDKVDTTDWLIGMDQTRVNGKIWGLQQDYRIPIFVYRKSKFDEAKIATPPRTYGEVSALGPLLTRQNQMAYGVPIGLSGGIGGAQAFMEFIVSSIVAGNSDPFFAPNGREIGFSEKRLLLAATIVKDLFQKKAATPVSLQFAYNELQDGMRAGTVASATFGLYRYRGLKAAVADDLAWAPAPSVEPDDKHAVYGFQMCINRHSPRQGGAWEFVKFMASPAAQAIAARGGEVVARASAYKDPYFKTPEAEDQLGWKALVEKRGRMVNYSVIQSTFNQICGEAFQRMILKDLAPAAVALEVRTRYTEALAKA; translated from the coding sequence ATGAACGAGCAGAAACCAGCAGGCATGAACGAAGACAAACCCGCGCCCCGTACGAGCCGGCGCATCTTCCTGGGTGGCATGGCCGCCGTGCTGGGCGCACCCGCGGGCCGGGCCTTCGCGCAGACCACCGAGACCATCGCCTACGACACCTTTCTCGACCCGGCCAACGCCAAAGACCCGCGTGCGGCGGCGCAGACGCAGATGATCGCGGCCTTCGAGGCCAGTCAGCCGCGCGTGAAGGTGCGCGTGGTGGTGGACCCCGCCGGGCAAAACGGCGTGCGCGCGGCGCGCGCCAAGTCGGACAGCCCCGACGTCATCCGCGTGAACAACTTCCAGATGCCCGAGTTCGTGTCCACAGGCTCCGTGCTGGCCATCGACGAGCTGATCGCGCGCGACAAGGTAGACACCACGGACTGGCTGATCGGCATGGACCAGACGCGCGTCAACGGCAAGATCTGGGGCCTGCAGCAGGACTATCGCATTCCGATCTTCGTCTACCGCAAGAGCAAGTTCGACGAGGCGAAGATTGCGACACCGCCGCGCACGTACGGGGAAGTGAGCGCGCTCGGCCCGCTGCTGACCAGGCAGAACCAGATGGCCTACGGCGTCCCTATCGGCCTGAGTGGCGGGATCGGCGGCGCGCAGGCGTTCATGGAGTTCATCGTGAGCTCCATCGTTGCTGGCAACAGCGACCCGTTCTTCGCGCCCAACGGCCGCGAGATCGGCTTCAGCGAGAAGCGGCTGCTGCTGGCCGCCACCATCGTCAAGGACCTGTTCCAGAAGAAAGCGGCGACACCCGTGAGCCTGCAGTTCGCGTACAACGAACTCCAGGATGGGATGCGGGCGGGCACGGTGGCCTCCGCCACCTTCGGGCTGTACCGCTACCGTGGCCTGAAGGCCGCCGTGGCCGACGACCTGGCTTGGGCACCGGCCCCTTCGGTGGAGCCTGACGACAAGCACGCGGTGTACGGTTTCCAGATGTGCATCAACCGCCATTCGCCGCGCCAGGGCGGTGCATGGGAGTTCGTCAAGTTCATGGCCAGCCCGGCCGCCCAGGCGATCGCCGCGCGGGGCGGCGAAGTGGTGGCGCGCGCCAGTGCCTACAAGGACCCCTACTTCAAGACGCCGGAAGCCGAGGACCAACTGGGCTGGAAGGCGCTGGTGGAAAAACGCGGCCGCATGGTGAACTACTCCGTCATCCAGTCGACATTCAACCAGATCTGCGGCGAAGCCTTCCAGCGCATGATCCTGAAGGACTTGGCGCCTGCAGCCGTGGCGCTCGAGGTGCGCACCCGCTATACCGAAGCCCTGGCCAAAGCATGA
- a CDS encoding IlvD/Edd family dehydratase: MTDEKSPFEPDPAADGAGMRKGLTSYGDQGFSLFLRKAFIKGAGFTDAALDRPVIGIANTGSSYNPCHGNAPQLIEAVKRGVMLAGGLPMDFPTISIHESFAAPTSMYLRNLMSMDTEEMVRAQPMDAVVLIGGCDKTVPAQLMGAASAGIPSIQLVTGSMLTGSHRGERVGACTDCRRYWGKYRAAEIDAQEIADANDQLVASVGTCSVMGTASTMACIAEALGMTVPGGASPPAVTADRIRIAEQTGAEAVRMARSGLTIDKILTPAAFENAMRVLLAIGGSTNGIVHLAAIAGRMGLEIDLAALDRMGRETPVLLDLKPSGRWYMEDFHHAGGMATLLRELKPLLRLEAMTVTGRTLGEEMERTGPGFPQEVVRSRGNPVYPQGGIAVLRGNLAPGGAIIKQSAADPQLMEHEGRAVVFEGIEDLVARIDSDALDVTADDVLVLKNIGPKGAPGMPEAGYIPIPRKLARAGVKDIVRISDGRMSGTAFGTIVLHVTPESAVGGPLAHVHNGDRIRLSVERREIALLVSAEELARRAQASPVVVPTAERGYCKLFLQSVTQADQGVDFDFLRAATMTGKVPR; encoded by the coding sequence ATGACCGACGAGAAATCTCCTTTCGAGCCCGATCCCGCCGCCGACGGCGCCGGCATGCGAAAGGGCCTCACCAGCTACGGCGACCAGGGTTTCTCGCTCTTCCTGCGCAAGGCCTTCATCAAGGGCGCAGGCTTTACCGACGCGGCGCTCGACCGGCCCGTGATCGGCATCGCCAACACCGGGAGTTCCTACAACCCGTGCCACGGCAACGCGCCGCAGCTCATCGAGGCCGTCAAGCGCGGCGTGATGCTGGCCGGCGGCCTGCCGATGGACTTTCCGACGATCTCGATCCATGAGAGCTTTGCCGCACCGACCAGCATGTACCTGCGCAACCTCATGTCGATGGACACCGAGGAGATGGTGCGCGCCCAGCCCATGGACGCCGTGGTCCTCATCGGTGGCTGCGACAAGACCGTGCCGGCCCAGCTGATGGGAGCGGCTTCGGCCGGCATTCCATCGATCCAGCTCGTCACCGGTTCGATGCTCACCGGCAGCCACCGCGGCGAACGCGTGGGCGCCTGCACCGACTGCCGGCGCTATTGGGGCAAGTACCGCGCAGCCGAGATCGATGCGCAGGAGATCGCCGACGCGAACGACCAGCTGGTCGCGAGCGTGGGCACCTGCTCGGTGATGGGCACGGCCAGCACCATGGCGTGCATCGCCGAGGCGTTGGGCATGACGGTGCCCGGCGGCGCATCGCCGCCCGCCGTGACCGCCGACCGCATTCGCATCGCCGAGCAGACCGGGGCCGAGGCGGTCCGCATGGCGCGCTCCGGCCTGACGATCGACAAGATCCTGACGCCCGCGGCCTTCGAGAACGCGATGCGCGTGCTGCTGGCGATCGGGGGTTCGACCAACGGCATCGTGCATCTCGCGGCGATCGCCGGGCGCATGGGGCTGGAGATCGACCTCGCGGCGCTCGACCGCATGGGCCGGGAAACGCCGGTGCTGCTCGACCTGAAACCGTCGGGCCGGTGGTACATGGAGGACTTCCACCATGCGGGCGGCATGGCCACCCTGCTGCGCGAGCTCAAGCCGCTGCTGCGGCTCGAGGCGATGACCGTCACCGGCCGCACGCTCGGCGAAGAGATGGAGCGGACCGGCCCCGGCTTTCCCCAGGAGGTGGTGCGCTCGCGCGGCAACCCGGTCTACCCGCAAGGGGGCATCGCCGTGCTGCGGGGCAACCTCGCGCCGGGCGGCGCCATCATCAAGCAGTCGGCGGCCGACCCGCAGCTCATGGAGCACGAGGGCCGGGCCGTCGTCTTCGAGGGCATCGAGGACCTCGTCGCGCGCATCGACAGCGACGCACTCGACGTCACGGCCGACGACGTGCTCGTGCTCAAGAACATCGGCCCCAAGGGCGCGCCGGGCATGCCCGAAGCCGGCTACATCCCGATTCCGCGCAAGCTGGCCCGCGCCGGCGTCAAGGACATCGTGCGCATCTCCGACGGCCGCATGAGCGGCACCGCCTTCGGCACCATCGTGCTCCATGTCACCCCCGAATCGGCGGTCGGCGGTCCCCTGGCCCATGTTCACAATGGCGACCGAATCCGGCTGAGCGTCGAGCGCCGGGAGATCGCATTGCTGGTGTCTGCCGAAGAGCTCGCCCGACGCGCGCAGGCGTCTCCGGTCGTGGTACCGACGGCCGAGCGCGGCTACTGCAAGCTGTTCCTGCAGAGCGTGACGCAGGCCGACCAAGGCGTGGATTTCGATTTTCTGCGGGCCGCCACGATGACCGGCAAGGTGCCGCGCTAG